GTTCATAGTGCACGGTTAGAACTTGCAACGCAAGGGCTTCCAAGAGGAAAAAAAGGCTTTGAAATTTTTGATGATAGCAAATTAGGTGTAACCGAATTTCAAAATAAAGTAAATTATCTGCAAGCTTTACAAGGCGAACTTACAAGAACAATTGAAGAACTGGAGGAAGTAGAAAAAGCACGTGTACATATTGTACTTCCGGAAGATAGCTTATATAAAAAGAATGAGAAACCGGCAACTGCTTCTATTATGCTTAAATTAAGACCTAATGCTCAATTGACAAAACAGCAGGTAAAAGGGATTGTTAATTTAGCATCGCATAGTGTACAGAGCTTATTACCGGAAAATGTAACAATTGTTGACAATATGGGTAAGGTTTTAAATGATCCGGAAGATGATGAAAAATCGGTGGGAAATGTTACGTTAACGCAATTAGATATGACGAAAAAAATTCAAGAAAGATTGCAAAGAGACGTACAGTCTTTGTTAGATCAAGTAATTGGTGAGGGAAAGGCTGTTGCCAGAGTTAATGTAGAATTGAGCTTCGATCAAAGGACAATGGATAAACAGGTTTTTGAACCGGTTGTTGATGATTCAGGAATTATTCGCAGTTCGCAACAAACAAATGAAACTTATAGTGGTTCATCGGAAACGCCAGGAGGCCCAGCAGGGACAGCTTCTAATATTCCAGGATATGTTACATCAAATGGAAATAATAAATCTGATTATACCAAAAAAGAAGTAACGAAAAATTATGAAATAAATGAAACGAAAGAAAAGGTTGTAGCAGCTCCTGGGTCTATTAAGCGATTGACTGTTGCAGTATTAGTGGATGAACAAGTAACACCAACGCAACAGGAAAGTTTGCAAAGAGCGGTTGCTTCGTCAATTGGTTTAAATACGGAACGAGGCGATATGATTTCTGTTGAGGCTTTACCATTTAGTACAGATGCATTTGATAGACAGGCTCGCGCTGAACAGGATGCAGCAGCAAAAGAACAACAGATATTCTGGTTGCAAATCGGCTTGCTTGTATTGATTTTAGGGGCAATCGCGGTATACTTCATTAATAAACGCCGTAAAGAACGTCTGGAACGAGAAGAGCAAGAACGTCTTGCTATGGAAGCATTGGCTGCGAAAGAACAAGCAGCTACGTTTATAGATACGAATATTGATAATGAACCAGAATTAAGTCCAGAAGAACAAACAAAATTAAATGAACGTAAAGTAATTGAGGATATGATTAGAACGCGTCCAGAGGATGTTGCTCAAATCGTAAAAACTTGGTTGGCTGATGAATAAAAGGAGGTTGTGATGAATGGATATGTATGGCGCTAGTAAAGAGATGTCGACGAAACAAAAGGCAGCAATATTTTTCATTGCAATGGGGCCCGAATGTTCAGCCCAACTATTTAAGCATTTGCGCGAAGATGAAATAGAAAAACTTACTTTAGAAATTGCAAATCAAAGACAAGTGAGTCAAGAGGATAAAGATAAAGTAATTAGTGAGTTTTATCAAATGCTAGTTGCGAAAGAATATATATCCTCTGGTGGTTTGGATTATGCAAGAGAAGTGTTGGAAAAAGCGCTTGGAACGGAAAAGGCGGTCAATATTATAAACCGCCTAACTTCCAGCTTGCAAATACGCCCTTTCGATTTTGCAAGAAAAACTGATCCAGGTCAATTGTTGAACTTTATTCAAAGTGAACATCCGCAAACGATTGCTCTAATTATGGCGTATTTACAGCCAGAACAATCCGCAGCGATTTTATCTGGATTGCCAGCGGAACGACAAGTTGAAGTTGCAAAAAGAATTGCAACAATGGATCGTACCTCTCCAGATGTACTTAGAGATGTGGAACGTGTTTTAGAAAGAAAATTATCTTCGCTTGTATCACAAGATTTCACAGCAGCTGGGGGAATTCAATCAATCGTAGAAGTATTAAATCGTGTTGATCGGAGTACGGAGCGTACAATTATAGAAAACTTAGAAGTTGAAAATCCAGAATTGGCTGAAGAAATTAAACGGCTTATGTTTGTATTTGAAGATATTGTTATGCTTGATGATCGTTCACTACAGATGGTACTACGCGAAATCGATTCCAAAGATTTGGCACTTGCATTAAAAGCAACATCTCCAGAGGTTGGCGAAAAAATATACAAAAATATGTCAAAACGCGCTGCGGATATGTTACGTGAAGAAATTGAGTACATGGGACCTGTTAAAATTCGCGATGTTGAAGAATCTCAACAAAAGGTTGTTAATGTAATTAGACGCCTTGAAGAGTCTGGTGAAATTGTTGTAGCACGTGGTAAGGGAGACGAAATGATTGTCTAGAGTGATAAAAGGTGCTGTGTTACAAGATGATAATCCAAAAGTAGTAGATATTCCGCGAATTATAGTTTCAAGTACCATGTTAAATGATGATGTGATAAGTGAAGAAGACAGAAAATTTGCTGCTGCGTGTGAAGTTTTTATGGCAGAACAACAAAAAAAAGCAGAAGTGTGTTTAAGTGATGCTCAGACGCAGGCAAGCAAGATTTTAGTAGAAGCACAGAGTAAGTATGATGGGTTTCTCAACCAAGCAAAGGTTGAAGCTGAAGAGTTAAAAACAGCAGCTAAAGAAGAGGGATATCGTTTAGGATATGATGAGGGGTATGCAACCGCTTTAGAACAAGTGAAAAAAGAAATGGAAACAGCTATTGAAGAGGCGAATATAAAAGCAAAGCGCATCATTGAAGTAGCGGAATGTGAAAAAAAAGAAACGATATTAAAGGCTGAACGCGAGATTTTAGCAATTGTTACAGCAGTAGCAGAAAAAATTATAAAAGAGAAATTTGCAGAAAATCATACACTCGTTGTTGAAGTAATAAAAAAGGCTTTAGAAAAGGTTAAAAACCAGAGAAAAATCAATATTAGGGTTTCGATGGATGATTATGAGTTCGTATTGCAATCTAAGCTGATTTTTGAATCTATGCTTGATAGTGATTTTGAACTTTCAATTATACCTGATAAGCTTATTGATAACGGTGGGTGTATAATTGAAAGTGAGAATGGTACGGTTGATGCAAGATTGGAAACTCAATTGGATGCAATAAAAAAAGCTGTTCAGGATGTTATATAATGATGGAAATTGATTTTTCAAAATATATAAATGCAATAGATGCTTGTGAACCCATTAAGTTGAATGGGAAGATTACACAGGTTATTGGTTTGGTTATAGAGTCTCAAGGCCCTAATGTTAGCCTTGGTGAACTCTGCTATGTATGTTCAAGATTAGATGATGTTGAGCCGATTCCAGCCGAAGTTGTTGGTTTTCGTCAAGGCAGCGTTTTATTGATGCCAATTGGTGAAATGCAAGGGATTGGTCCAGGGTGTGAAGTTATTGCTGCACAAAAAATGCTCAAGGTCAATGTCGGCAGGCAGTTACTAGGTCGAATTCTTGATGGACTTGGTAATCCTATAGATGGAAAAGGCCCGTTGATTACAGGAACAGAATATCCGTTAAATGCAATGCCGCCACATCCATTGTCAAGACCGAGAATTCAGAAGTCTCTATCTGTAGGGGTAAGGGCTATTGATGGGGTGATTACAATGGGATGTGGGCAGCGTATTGGAATTATGGCAGGAAGTGGTGTCGGAAAAAGTACATTGCTTGGAATGATTGCCCGAAATACCGAGGCAGACATTAGCGTAATTGCTTTAGTTGGTGAACGTGGTCGTGAAGTACGAGAATTTATCGAACGTGATTTGGGGGAAGAAGGTTTGAAACGTTCGGTAGTAGTTGTCGCTACATCCGACCAACCGGCATTGGTAAGAATAAAAGGTGCGATGACCGCTACAGCAATTGCTGAATATTTTCGTGATCAGGGCATGAATGTAATTTTAATGATGGATTCAGTTACTCGTTTTGCAATGGCACAACGTGAGGTTGGGCTGACAGTTGGAGAGCCTCCAGCTACACGTGGTTACACTCCATCTGTATTTGCAATGTTACCACGTTTGTTAGAACGTGCAGGAACGAATGACAAAGGTTCTATTACGGGCATTTATACAGTTCTTGTCGATGGTGATGATATGAATGAACCTATTGCCGATGCGGTTCGAAGTATTCTTGATGGGCATATTGTTTTATCTAGAGCTATTGCGGCGCAAAATCATTATCCAGCAATTGATATTTTAAATAGTGTAAGCAGGGTAATGTTAGAGATTGTTGAAAAGAAACATTATCAAGCCTCACAAAAGTTGCGTTCGGCGATGGCTGTATATCGAGAGGCTGAAGATTTGATTAATATTGGTGCATATGTTGCAGGCAGTAATGAAAATATTGATAAGGCAATTCGGGTCATTGGTGAAATAAAAGCGTTTTTGCAACAAGATGTGTATGAAGTGGATACATTTGAAGAAACGGTTGAACGTTTGTTGAAATTATCTTCATAACTGTGGAGGCTTTTCTAAATGAAAAAATTTAAGTTTCGTTTAACCGCAGTATTAAAAGTTGCCCAAATAAAGAAAGAACGGGCTGAAATTGCTTTTGCAGAAGCGACAAATGCCTTGATAAAGGAAAAGGAAAGCCTGAAAATTTTTGAGTTAGAGCTAGAAGCGGGTCTTAAGTCGTATGAAGAAATAGAAAATCAAAAAATTACAATTGGATTACTCACAAGTTATAATACATATTTTTTCCGTTTGCGCACGCAAATTGAACAACAAAAACATGTAATTAATGAAGCAGAAAAAAAAAGACAAGAACGGTTGGACGAATTTCAAGAAGCTTTAAATAAATTGAAAACTATTGAACAATTAAAAGAAAAACGTTTAGAAGAATTTAAAGCGGAACAATTGATAGAAGAACAGAAAGAATTAGATGAAATCGGTTTGCAGATACATGCTCGAGCGATGAGGTGAAATGATGAATGGAGTAAATCTTGTCTTTCAACGAATAAAAGAAATTGAAACTAGATTTGGTATTTCAGGGGCTAGTTATACTGGAGTAAAAATGAATAGCGCAAAGGCCAATGCTAGTAAATTCCACAATGAAGGTGCATTGAAATCTGAAAATGATTTTTCAGATTTGATTCGTCAGGCTGCTCATAAATATGGAGTAGATGCTAAATTAGTAGATGCGGTAGCAAAAACTGAGTCCAATTATTCTCCTACAGCAGTTTCCGAAGTTGGAGCAGTCGGGATCATGCAGTTAATGCCGGATACAGCGTCTTCCTTAGGGGTAAATAATATTTATGACCCAAAAGAAAATATTGAAGGTGGCGTTAAGTATATAAAACAACTCCTAAATACTTTTGATGGCGATGTAAAGAAAGCTGTTGCTGCATATAATGCTGGTGCACAAGCTGTAAAGAATTATAATGGAGTTCCTCCATATACAGAAACACAAAATTATGTAAGTAAAGTTTTAGATTTATATCGTTAAGATGATTTTGTATATTATTTAGAAAGTAGGTAAGCAGATGGCGATTTGGCGAAAAAATAACGAACAGACAACAGAAGCAACTAAAAAACCGAATCGTTTTTTACGCTTAATAAAAATTCTAGCTTTTATCTTATTATTTCTTTGTTTGATTATAGGGGGGTTCTTTTTAGGGGTGTATTTACGTGTTTTTGATGTAAATGCAATGAATGAGAAACTAGAGCTATATAAATACCCTGTGATTGGACAGTACTTTGAGCAGCCCGAGAATATCGATGAAAAAGAACACAGTGATAATATTGAACTAAAGTCTAAGCCAGCAGCTAAATCAGAGGTAAAACAAGACTTGTTGAAGAATAATAATGCAAATGGTAGGACGAACCCTAACAGTGCTGTTGTCCTAACAAAAGAAGAGATTGAAAAACAAATGAAACTTCGACAGGCAGAAGAAAAAAAACGTATTTCAAAGCTAGCAAGGCTTTATAATGAGATGAAGCCGGAAGATGCCGTTAAATTACTAGAACAACTTGATGATAATATGGTATTAGCTATTATGGGGAAAATGGAAGATGATCAGGTTGTCCAGATTTTACCGCTTTTTAATACTGCACGTGGAGCGCATTTAACGCGTATTATGTATAATGGAAAACCTCCGGTTGTTACGGAGGTAAGATGATTTTTATGAATGAAAGGAGGTGAGAAAGATGAATATGATGCTAAACATGGTGAATGTTCCAGTAAAAGAGCCTGTAAAAGGACAAGTAGCAACGAATATATCTACTGAAAAAATATCGAATCAAAATACTTCTAAAGTGTCTACCAATAGCAAAGGGAAAGATGGAAAGAATTTTAATGATGTTTTAACTAATGCGACAAATGAAAATCAGACTGTAGAAGAAAATGCTGTTCAGGCAGGAACAAATGATGTATTAAATGCTATGGCAACAGCAGTAGTGAATCCGAAACTGACAGTAGTGGATAATCAGACTGAAACTTCGATTAATTTTGCTGAGATAAAAGAAAATGCTTTGGAAGTATCAAATGAAGTTCTTGAGAAAAATCCAAATGATGTTCTTGAGCAAAATCTAGCTAATGATTTTGCAAGTAAATTGCAAAATATGCAATTGCAACAGTGGAGTCAAAAACAAGTAGGCGATGTGAGTAACACTATTCAGCAACCGATAGAAGCAGCTGTAGCAACTCAAGAGGTAGTGGAGTCTATTCTACCACAAATAGATCCAACACTGACTAAGTTGAAAACTGATGGTAAGAAAGATTCTTTGCAAGCGTATTCAACAGATGTAAATAAATCGGAAACTGTAGGTAAGCCATTAGTAAGTGAGAATGTCATTCCGTTAGCTGTTGAGAACTTGCAAAATACAAATCCTACAAAAGTGGATTTACTTAAGTCAAATCAGCAACCTCAGGAAAATTTAAAAAGTAATCTAAATGTTTTATTTGTTTCTGATAATGCTAAGCAAAAGATTAGTCAACCGTTACAAAATGTTGAGCCACAAACAACGCTGGATACTTCTACACCAATTAATCAATTTGCGGTTATGATGAATAACCGTATAGATACTAATGTTGTTCAACAAACGAATGCCTTGAGTCAACCAGAGGAAACAGTAACTGATTATGATATTCATACACAAATTATTGACAAAGCAAAATTAATAAAAAATAACGAAGATACACAGATGATCATTAAGCTTAAACCAGAACATCTTGGAGATTTGACGTTAAAAGTTATCGTTGAAAAAGGTGTGGTAAGTGCTTCGTTCCATAGTGAGAATGCACAGGTGAGGACAATGTTAGAATCTTCATTAATTCAACTGAAACAGGAACTGGCAAGTCAGGGGATTAAAGTTGATAATGTAAGTGTGTATGCTGGACTTGGCGACTTAATGTCTAATGGGGAACAGGCTCAATATAATCAACAGAAGTCCTCAAAGTTTAAGAATCAAAAAATTGATTTAGCTGATTTTGAAGAAGAAGTTGATAAAGTCAATGTACCTATTTCGAAAGTTACAGATGATGGCGTAGATTATCGAATTTAAAGGAGGTTTATACATATGTCAGATAGTACAACAATCGCAGATGGTACATCTTTAAACACTACAAATGGAGTAGTAAATAGTACGATAAAAAAAACAACGACAACACAGGCTGGTGGAGAGCTTGGTAAAGAATCATTTTTAAAACTTTTAGTTACACAAATGCAATATCAAGATCCATTGGACCCACAAGATAATGCTGAATATATTGCGCAATTAGCACAATTTTCTTCGTTAGAGCAAATGACAAATGTTAACTCTGCATTAGAAAAAATGAATACTTTGATAGGTAA
This genomic interval from Selenobaculum gibii contains the following:
- a CDS encoding lytic transglycosylase domain-containing protein: MNGVNLVFQRIKEIETRFGISGASYTGVKMNSAKANASKFHNEGALKSENDFSDLIRQAAHKYGVDAKLVDAVAKTESNYSPTAVSEVGAVGIMQLMPDTASSLGVNNIYDPKENIEGGVKYIKQLLNTFDGDVKKAVAAYNAGAQAVKNYNGVPPYTETQNYVSKVLDLYR
- a CDS encoding flagellar hook capping FlgD N-terminal domain-containing protein; the protein is MSDSTTIADGTSLNTTNGVVNSTIKKTTTTQAGGELGKESFLKLLVTQMQYQDPLDPQDNAEYIAQLAQFSSLEQMTNVNSALEKMNTLIGNMDTSLLVGQTSNFIGKEIEWQNDKKEMQTGTVTGVKIVDGQPYVLVGNIIVSISQIHGIGTMPTEEGTGDKS
- the fliI gene encoding flagellar protein export ATPase FliI, which encodes MMEIDFSKYINAIDACEPIKLNGKITQVIGLVIESQGPNVSLGELCYVCSRLDDVEPIPAEVVGFRQGSVLLMPIGEMQGIGPGCEVIAAQKMLKVNVGRQLLGRILDGLGNPIDGKGPLITGTEYPLNAMPPHPLSRPRIQKSLSVGVRAIDGVITMGCGQRIGIMAGSGVGKSTLLGMIARNTEADISVIALVGERGREVREFIERDLGEEGLKRSVVVVATSDQPALVRIKGAMTATAIAEYFRDQGMNVILMMDSVTRFAMAQREVGLTVGEPPATRGYTPSVFAMLPRLLERAGTNDKGSITGIYTVLVDGDDMNEPIADAVRSILDGHIVLSRAIAAQNHYPAIDILNSVSRVMLEIVEKKHYQASQKLRSAMAVYREAEDLINIGAYVAGSNENIDKAIRVIGEIKAFLQQDVYEVDTFEETVERLLKLSS
- a CDS encoding flagellar hook-length control protein FliK; this translates as MNMMLNMVNVPVKEPVKGQVATNISTEKISNQNTSKVSTNSKGKDGKNFNDVLTNATNENQTVEENAVQAGTNDVLNAMATAVVNPKLTVVDNQTETSINFAEIKENALEVSNEVLEKNPNDVLEQNLANDFASKLQNMQLQQWSQKQVGDVSNTIQQPIEAAVATQEVVESILPQIDPTLTKLKTDGKKDSLQAYSTDVNKSETVGKPLVSENVIPLAVENLQNTNPTKVDLLKSNQQPQENLKSNLNVLFVSDNAKQKISQPLQNVEPQTTLDTSTPINQFAVMMNNRIDTNVVQQTNALSQPEETVTDYDIHTQIIDKAKLIKNNEDTQMIIKLKPEHLGDLTLKVIVEKGVVSASFHSENAQVRTMLESSLIQLKQELASQGIKVDNVSVYAGLGDLMSNGEQAQYNQQKSSKFKNQKIDLADFEEEVDKVNVPISKVTDDGVDYRI
- the fliG gene encoding flagellar motor switch protein FliG — encoded protein: MYGASKEMSTKQKAAIFFIAMGPECSAQLFKHLREDEIEKLTLEIANQRQVSQEDKDKVISEFYQMLVAKEYISSGGLDYAREVLEKALGTEKAVNIINRLTSSLQIRPFDFARKTDPGQLLNFIQSEHPQTIALIMAYLQPEQSAAILSGLPAERQVEVAKRIATMDRTSPDVLRDVERVLERKLSSLVSQDFTAAGGIQSIVEVLNRVDRSTERTIIENLEVENPELAEEIKRLMFVFEDIVMLDDRSLQMVLREIDSKDLALALKATSPEVGEKIYKNMSKRAADMLREEIEYMGPVKIRDVEESQQKVVNVIRRLEESGEIVVARGKGDEMIV
- a CDS encoding MotE family protein, with product MAIWRKNNEQTTEATKKPNRFLRLIKILAFILLFLCLIIGGFFLGVYLRVFDVNAMNEKLELYKYPVIGQYFEQPENIDEKEHSDNIELKSKPAAKSEVKQDLLKNNNANGRTNPNSAVVLTKEEIEKQMKLRQAEEKKRISKLARLYNEMKPEDAVKLLEQLDDNMVLAIMGKMEDDQVVQILPLFNTARGAHLTRIMYNGKPPVVTEVR
- the fliF gene encoding flagellar basal-body MS-ring/collar protein FliF — encoded protein: MADWKEQSLRVWRKLGKKERYTIIGSAICLMIAILGWSYWWGGKPDMVPLFTGMEAKDAGEVAAKLKEMKITYEPQETSSGTSILVQAKDVHSARLELATQGLPRGKKGFEIFDDSKLGVTEFQNKVNYLQALQGELTRTIEELEEVEKARVHIVLPEDSLYKKNEKPATASIMLKLRPNAQLTKQQVKGIVNLASHSVQSLLPENVTIVDNMGKVLNDPEDDEKSVGNVTLTQLDMTKKIQERLQRDVQSLLDQVIGEGKAVARVNVELSFDQRTMDKQVFEPVVDDSGIIRSSQQTNETYSGSSETPGGPAGTASNIPGYVTSNGNNKSDYTKKEVTKNYEINETKEKVVAAPGSIKRLTVAVLVDEQVTPTQQESLQRAVASSIGLNTERGDMISVEALPFSTDAFDRQARAEQDAAAKEQQIFWLQIGLLVLILGAIAVYFINKRRKERLEREEQERLAMEALAAKEQAATFIDTNIDNEPELSPEEQTKLNERKVIEDMIRTRPEDVAQIVKTWLADE
- a CDS encoding FliH/SctL family protein; translation: MIKGAVLQDDNPKVVDIPRIIVSSTMLNDDVISEEDRKFAAACEVFMAEQQKKAEVCLSDAQTQASKILVEAQSKYDGFLNQAKVEAEELKTAAKEEGYRLGYDEGYATALEQVKKEMETAIEEANIKAKRIIEVAECEKKETILKAEREILAIVTAVAEKIIKEKFAENHTLVVEVIKKALEKVKNQRKINIRVSMDDYEFVLQSKLIFESMLDSDFELSIIPDKLIDNGGCIIESENGTVDARLETQLDAIKKAVQDVI
- the fliJ gene encoding flagellar export protein FliJ, with the translated sequence MKKFKFRLTAVLKVAQIKKERAEIAFAEATNALIKEKESLKIFELELEAGLKSYEEIENQKITIGLLTSYNTYFFRLRTQIEQQKHVINEAEKKRQERLDEFQEALNKLKTIEQLKEKRLEEFKAEQLIEEQKELDEIGLQIHARAMR